Proteins encoded together in one Chrysiogenia bacterium window:
- a CDS encoding Gldg family protein, whose translation MRGFLAVFKKEVRTYLFSPSAYVFIASFLALVGFFYSETVELYAREYLMSQQNPFAGGPSDINEFFRISVIQFMVTFFLFLMPLLTMRLIAAEKKAKTDELLFTSPVSTASVLLGKFAAALMVVVVSLGLTLYVPYFAGKIAPLDMGPLVASYLSLLGLGGCFIALGLFASALTDDQIIAAVVSFVGLLVLMILPFMASSVENETLRAVLEYMAYQDHFDQLTKGLIELRDVVYIASFMVLFLFLAHEYLVVGQSRSQSAQDAPSSRWILAAIGMVLIVVFFAVQSIIPATELEPQSWQKGLWIGGAALIAAYFALEWERMVHAVKTRSFVFASLASVQVIVVVGIIGGANWMANRRNVKWDLTDVGLYTLAPQSVKIVQGLDEPTEIAVFMRDTEPTRAQLRDVLRLYEAENENLKVRFIDPDKNPIEARDYKVDLYNTLVFTRGEGENQQRTRINSQSEEDITAALIKISRDERRSVCFMSGHGEKDVMSEEVAGYDFARKSVEGQGYEIRSVDQLGDEGLAPCTVLIIAGPQRDPLPGELKKVDQWLRSGGQAIVMVDPTPSAGLTDWLAGYGVEVRDDVVVDVAAALLGSNYLTTLATPPFLPHQIVRDLPGQLVFPGARTLNRVEPAPEGMKTQVVLNTREDVWGEVDLASEESPEFVEGRDHEGPQALAIAVEISSPEPAEAGEGDAPAEKKPGRLLVIGDSDFANNQFIYTGSFNSDFFLNSISWL comes from the coding sequence ATGAGAGGCTTCCTTGCAGTCTTCAAGAAAGAGGTTCGCACCTACCTGTTCTCGCCCTCGGCTTACGTATTCATCGCGTCGTTTCTGGCGCTCGTGGGCTTCTTCTATTCCGAGACCGTGGAGCTCTATGCCCGCGAGTATCTCATGTCGCAGCAGAACCCCTTTGCGGGCGGTCCCAGCGACATCAACGAGTTCTTCCGCATCTCGGTCATCCAGTTCATGGTGACTTTTTTCCTGTTCCTGATGCCGCTGCTCACCATGCGGCTCATCGCGGCAGAGAAGAAGGCCAAGACCGACGAGCTGCTCTTCACCTCGCCGGTCTCTACCGCTTCTGTGCTGCTCGGCAAGTTTGCCGCCGCCTTGATGGTGGTGGTGGTGTCCCTGGGGCTCACGCTCTACGTGCCGTATTTCGCGGGCAAGATCGCGCCGCTGGACATGGGCCCGCTGGTTGCGTCCTACCTCTCGCTGCTGGGGCTCGGCGGCTGCTTCATCGCGCTTGGCCTGTTTGCCTCGGCGCTGACCGATGACCAGATCATCGCCGCTGTGGTGAGCTTCGTGGGCCTGCTTGTCCTGATGATCCTGCCGTTCATGGCCAGCTCGGTCGAGAACGAGACGCTTCGCGCCGTGCTCGAATACATGGCCTACCAGGATCACTTCGATCAGCTCACCAAGGGCCTGATCGAGCTGCGCGACGTGGTCTACATCGCCAGCTTCATGGTGCTCTTCCTGTTCCTGGCCCATGAGTATCTGGTTGTCGGGCAGTCGCGCTCCCAGAGCGCGCAGGATGCGCCCAGCTCGCGCTGGATTCTCGCCGCGATCGGCATGGTGCTCATCGTCGTCTTCTTTGCGGTCCAGAGCATCATCCCGGCCACGGAGCTCGAACCCCAGAGCTGGCAGAAGGGTCTGTGGATTGGCGGCGCTGCGCTCATCGCCGCCTACTTCGCGCTCGAATGGGAGCGCATGGTCCATGCAGTCAAGACGCGCTCATTCGTGTTCGCCTCGCTGGCGTCGGTGCAGGTCATCGTTGTCGTGGGCATCATCGGCGGCGCCAACTGGATGGCCAATCGCCGCAACGTGAAATGGGATCTTACGGATGTAGGTCTCTATACGCTGGCGCCCCAGAGCGTGAAGATCGTCCAGGGCCTCGATGAACCGACGGAAATCGCCGTCTTCATGCGCGATACCGAGCCCACCCGGGCGCAGCTTCGCGACGTGCTGCGCCTCTATGAGGCCGAGAACGAAAACCTCAAAGTGCGCTTCATCGATCCCGACAAGAACCCGATCGAAGCGCGCGACTACAAGGTCGACCTCTACAACACGCTGGTCTTCACCCGCGGTGAAGGGGAGAACCAGCAGCGCACGCGGATCAACTCCCAGAGCGAGGAAGACATCACCGCCGCGCTCATCAAGATCAGCCGCGACGAGCGCCGCAGCGTTTGTTTTATGAGCGGCCACGGCGAAAAAGACGTGATGAGCGAGGAAGTCGCCGGTTATGACTTCGCCCGCAAGTCGGTTGAGGGCCAGGGCTATGAGATCCGCTCGGTAGATCAGCTCGGTGACGAGGGCCTTGCGCCCTGCACGGTGCTGATCATCGCCGGTCCCCAGCGCGATCCCCTGCCCGGCGAACTCAAGAAGGTCGATCAATGGCTGCGCTCCGGCGGGCAGGCCATCGTGATGGTCGATCCCACCCCCTCGGCGGGGCTCACCGACTGGCTTGCCGGTTACGGCGTGGAGGTGCGTGACGACGTCGTCGTCGACGTGGCCGCCGCCCTGCTGGGAAGCAACTACCTGACAACCCTGGCGACGCCGCCGTTCCTTCCGCACCAGATCGTGCGCGACCTGCCCGGACAGCTCGTATTCCCCGGCGCGCGCACGCTCAACCGGGTTGAACCCGCGCCTGAGGGCATGAAGACCCAGGTCGTCCTGAACACTCGCGAGGACGTGTGGGGCGAGGTGGATCTGGCCAGTGAAGAATCCCCCGAGTTCGTCGAGGGCAGGGACCACGAAGGCCCCCAGGCGCTCGCAATCGCAGTGGAAATCTCTTCTCCGGAGCCCGCAGAAGCCGGAGAGGGGGATGCTCCCGCGGAGAAGAAACCCGGCCGCCTGCTGGTCATCGGCGACTCCGACTTTGCCAACAACCAGTTCATCTACACCGGCTCCTTCAACAGCGACTTCTTCCTGAATTCCATTTCCTGGCTCT